A region from the Halomonas piscis genome encodes:
- the astA gene encoding arginine N-succinyltransferase — protein sequence MRIRPIARNDLDGLQALAQQAGVGFTSLPDNREFLAGKIESAVSAFEERTAEDDRLYFFVLEDEASGELAGCCAIVGQVGHEVPFYHYRLGTLAHSSVQLDLHRTLDTLFLSSDHTGNAEVCSLFVRPEYRGEANRHLRNGALMSKARWLFIAEFRDRFPDKVLAEMRGLFDDDNKSPFWESLGRHFFPMDFDEADRLTGLGQKSFIGELMPRFPIYTTFMPEAARACIGQVHRDTRPALAMLKKEGLRWEGYIDIFDGGPTVEAYIDDVRAVQQSRRCRVEIDANAAEESVSRWLAGTTSMQQFTAAWVGRAPKDECIVLTPAEARRLNVSAGDALRLLET from the coding sequence ATGCGCATTCGACCCATTGCGCGCAACGATCTGGACGGGCTTCAGGCGCTTGCGCAGCAGGCCGGCGTCGGCTTTACCTCGCTGCCGGACAACCGCGAGTTTCTCGCCGGCAAGATCGAGTCGGCGGTGAGCGCCTTCGAAGAGCGCACGGCCGAAGACGACCGCCTTTACTTTTTTGTGCTCGAGGACGAAGCCAGCGGCGAGCTCGCCGGCTGCTGCGCCATTGTCGGGCAGGTCGGCCACGAGGTGCCGTTTTACCACTACCGGCTGGGCACGCTGGCGCATTCGTCGGTGCAGCTGGACCTGCACCGCACCCTGGACACGCTGTTTTTAAGCTCGGATCACACCGGCAACGCCGAAGTCTGCTCGCTGTTCGTGCGTCCGGAATACCGCGGTGAGGCCAACCGCCATCTGCGCAACGGCGCGCTGATGTCAAAGGCGCGCTGGCTGTTTATCGCCGAGTTTCGCGACCGTTTTCCCGACAAGGTGCTGGCGGAGATGCGCGGGCTCTTCGACGACGACAACAAAAGTCCGTTCTGGGAGAGCCTGGGCCGGCATTTTTTCCCCATGGACTTTGACGAGGCCGACCGCCTGACCGGGCTGGGGCAGAAGAGTTTCATCGGCGAGCTGATGCCGCGCTTTCCGATTTATACCACCTTCATGCCCGAAGCGGCGCGCGCCTGTATCGGCCAGGTCCACCGGGATACGCGCCCGGCGCTTGCCATGCTCAAGAAGGAAGGGCTGCGCTGGGAAGGCTACATCGATATCTTCGACGGCGGCCCGACGGTGGAAGCCTACATCGACGACGTCCGCGCGGTGCAGCAGTCGCGGCGCTGCCGGGTCGAGATAGACGCTAACGCCGCTGAGGAAAGCGTCAGCCGCTGGCTGGCCGGCACCACCTCCATGCAGCAATTTACCGCCGCCTGGGTCGGCCGCGCGCCCAAGGACGAGTGCATCGTCCTGACCCCGGCCGAGGCCCGGCGGCTGAACGTCAGCGCAGGGGATGCCCTGCGTCTGCTGGAAACCTGA
- the astD gene encoding succinylglutamate-semialdehyde dehydrogenase, giving the protein MHATQQQLINGEWVDGRAPTLAKHDGVSGALLWQGAGADDAQVAAAVGAARDAFARWAKTPFAERRALVERFAEVLTERREPLAAAIAGETGKPLWEARTEVGAMIGKVGFSLQAYAERTGEREKTVGEARAVLRHRPHGVMAVFGPYNFPGHLPNGHIVPALLAGNSVVFKPSEQAPLSADLTLQCWLEAGLPAGVINLVQGGVPVGQALAGAPDIDGLLFTGSARVGGMLHRQFAGQPDKILALELGGNNPLVVKSVPDQRAAVLTILQSAFASGGQRCTCARRLLVPEGEVGDRLIEALVDAASRLRVAEPFDEQHPPFYAGLVSAAAADGLLETQRALEAQGATVLRRMERLVDGTSLVSPGIVDVTGLDVPDEEHFGPLLTVHRYPDWDEAVRLANATRYGLSAGLIGGARADWDDFLLRIRAGIVNWNRQTTGASGDAPFGGVGDSGNHRPSAYYAADYCAYPVASLETESLALPEKLPPGVTL; this is encoded by the coding sequence ATGCACGCCACGCAGCAGCAGCTGATCAACGGAGAATGGGTAGACGGCCGCGCGCCGACGCTGGCCAAGCACGACGGTGTGTCCGGCGCGCTGCTGTGGCAGGGCGCCGGTGCCGATGACGCCCAGGTAGCGGCGGCGGTGGGCGCCGCCCGGGACGCCTTTGCCCGCTGGGCGAAAACGCCCTTTGCCGAACGCCGGGCGCTGGTCGAGCGCTTTGCCGAGGTGCTGACAGAGCGCCGGGAGCCCCTGGCCGCGGCCATCGCCGGAGAAACCGGCAAGCCGCTTTGGGAAGCGCGCACCGAAGTCGGAGCGATGATCGGCAAGGTCGGGTTTTCGCTTCAGGCCTACGCCGAGCGTACCGGCGAACGCGAAAAAACCGTGGGCGAGGCCCGGGCGGTGCTGCGCCATCGGCCCCACGGCGTCATGGCCGTGTTTGGCCCCTACAACTTTCCTGGCCACCTGCCCAACGGCCATATCGTACCGGCGCTTTTGGCGGGCAATAGCGTGGTGTTCAAGCCCAGCGAACAGGCGCCGCTCAGCGCGGATCTGACCCTGCAGTGCTGGCTGGAGGCCGGCCTGCCCGCCGGCGTGATCAACCTCGTCCAGGGCGGCGTGCCGGTAGGCCAGGCGCTGGCCGGCGCTCCGGACATCGACGGCCTGCTGTTTACCGGCAGCGCCAGGGTCGGCGGTATGCTGCACCGCCAGTTTGCCGGCCAGCCGGACAAGATTCTGGCGCTGGAGCTGGGTGGCAACAATCCATTGGTGGTCAAAAGCGTTCCCGACCAGCGCGCGGCGGTGCTCACCATTCTGCAGTCGGCGTTTGCCTCCGGCGGCCAGCGCTGCACCTGCGCCCGGCGCCTGCTGGTGCCCGAGGGCGAGGTCGGCGATCGGCTCATCGAGGCGCTGGTAGATGCGGCAAGCAGGCTGCGGGTAGCCGAGCCGTTCGACGAGCAGCACCCGCCGTTTTACGCCGGGCTGGTCAGCGCCGCCGCCGCCGACGGTCTGCTCGAGACCCAGCGGGCGCTGGAAGCGCAGGGCGCCACGGTGCTCAGGCGCATGGAGCGCCTGGTCGACGGCACCAGCCTGGTCAGTCCCGGGATTGTCGACGTTACCGGCCTGGACGTACCCGACGAGGAGCACTTCGGGCCGCTTCTGACGGTGCACCGCTACCCCGACTGGGACGAGGCCGTCCGCCTGGCCAACGCTACCCGCTACGGGCTTTCCGCCGGGCTCATCGGCGGCGCGCGGGCCGACTGGGACGACTTTCTGCTGCGCATCCGCGCGGGCATCGTCAACTGGAACCGCCAGACCACCGGTGCCTCGGGGGATGCTCCCTTCGGCGGCGTGGGCGACAGCGGTAACCATCGCCCCAGCGCCTACTACGCGGCGGACTACTGCGCCTACCCGGTGGCGTCCCTGGAAACCGAGTCCCTGGCGCTGCCCGAGAAGCTGCCGCCCGGAGTGACGCTATGA
- the astB gene encoding N-succinylarginine dihydrolase — protein sequence MSGAMEVNADEVNFDGLVGPTHNYAGLAAGNVASRRHAGLVSNPREAALQGLEKMHALSQAGYAQGVLPPQQRPDLGFLRRLGFAGSDAEVLAAAARQAPAMLRAACSASSMWTANAATVTPGADAPDGRVHFTPANLQSGLHRCLEPATTGRVLQAIFADPAHFAHHGPLPATPALADEGAANHTRLCARYGEPGVHLFVYGRDAFGLEPAPTRFSARQTREASEAIARQHGLAAAQTVFARQHPDAIDAGVFHNDVIAVGNGPVMLYHEMAFADEAAVLDELRAKMPEPLIPVRVPAEAVSLDEAVATYLFNSQLLSNADGSMTLVVPGECGHHEAVWRTLQDLVLGGHNPIGEVRVKDVKQSMQNGGGPACLRLRVVLNDAQRAALSGRVLMDDALHDALADWVRRHYRDRLAPEDLADPQLLAESLAALDELSDILQLGAIYPFQREARVKGVPNA from the coding sequence ATGAGCGGTGCGATGGAGGTCAACGCCGACGAAGTAAACTTTGACGGCCTGGTAGGGCCTACTCATAACTATGCCGGCCTGGCGGCGGGCAACGTCGCCTCCAGGCGCCACGCGGGGCTTGTGTCGAACCCGCGGGAGGCCGCGCTTCAGGGGCTTGAGAAAATGCATGCGCTGAGCCAGGCCGGCTATGCCCAGGGGGTGCTCCCGCCCCAGCAGCGCCCGGATCTCGGCTTTCTGCGCCGGCTGGGCTTTGCTGGCAGCGACGCCGAGGTGCTGGCGGCGGCGGCCAGGCAGGCGCCGGCCATGCTGCGGGCGGCGTGCTCGGCATCGAGCATGTGGACGGCCAACGCCGCCACGGTAACGCCGGGGGCCGACGCCCCGGACGGGCGAGTGCACTTTACTCCGGCCAACCTGCAGTCCGGTCTGCACCGCTGCCTGGAGCCCGCGACCACCGGGCGCGTTCTGCAGGCGATATTTGCCGATCCCGCGCATTTTGCCCACCATGGGCCGCTGCCGGCGACCCCGGCGCTGGCCGACGAGGGCGCAGCCAACCACACCCGGCTCTGTGCCCGCTACGGCGAGCCCGGCGTGCATCTGTTCGTTTACGGGCGCGACGCCTTCGGCCTCGAGCCCGCTCCGACGCGTTTCAGCGCGCGGCAAACCCGGGAGGCCAGCGAGGCAATCGCCCGCCAGCACGGTCTCGCCGCGGCGCAGACGGTATTCGCCCGCCAGCACCCGGACGCCATCGACGCCGGGGTGTTTCACAACGACGTCATCGCCGTGGGCAACGGCCCGGTGATGCTGTACCACGAGATGGCCTTTGCCGACGAAGCCGCCGTGCTCGACGAGCTGCGGGCAAAGATGCCCGAGCCGCTGATCCCCGTGCGCGTGCCGGCAGAGGCGGTGAGTCTCGACGAGGCCGTGGCGACCTATCTGTTCAACTCCCAGCTATTGTCCAACGCCGACGGCAGCATGACGCTGGTGGTGCCCGGCGAATGCGGGCACCATGAGGCGGTGTGGCGCACGCTGCAGGACCTGGTGCTGGGCGGCCACAACCCGATCGGCGAAGTTCGGGTCAAGGACGTCAAGCAGAGCATGCAGAACGGCGGCGGTCCGGCCTGCCTGCGCCTGCGGGTGGTGCTAAATGACGCCCAGCGCGCGGCGCTTTCCGGCCGGGTGCTGATGGACGACGCCCTCCACGACGCGCTTGCCGACTGGGTGAGGCGTCACTACCGCGATCGCCTGGCGCCGGAAGACCTTGCCGACCCGCAGCTGTTGGCAGAGTCGCTTGCCGCGCTGGACGAGCTGAGCGACATCCTGCAGCTGGGCGCGATATATCCGTTTCAGCGTGAAGCCCGAGTAAAAGGAGTCCCCAACGCGTGA